From one Dysidea avara chromosome 9, odDysAvar1.4, whole genome shotgun sequence genomic stretch:
- the LOC136266313 gene encoding 2-oxoglutarate and iron-dependent oxygenase JMJD4-like isoform X2, translating to MEQFLHYWKADQQDRQQQPAGDENRKEEEERRILYLKDWHYAKQYSNSLAYTLPVIFSSDWLNEYWASRTDVDDDYKFVYMGPKGSWTPFHADVLRSYSWLTIICGCKDWILFPPGEEDYLRDKLGNLPFDVGTDYPPQCHPLHVILNSGETIFVPSGWHHQVMNLEDTICINYNWSNACNLDKMFDHLKRSLEEVKKEISDCRSMEGWNQQCQLILKATTGMDYNELCDYLLCIGEVRLHEREQAILRLKGTQPLSQTNTTRSCDMSCDILTTCDMTRQRSHTPLLHQYLPDFIRTIVLQDSPVMAELYCTAPLGATDLAVVAYRSYELNNIESVLSELVNSEVMDETKNGCKERILKFLQDLNKCV from the exons ATGGAACAGTTTCTCCATTACTGGAAGGCAGACCAACAGGACAGGCAGCAACAACCAGCTGGTGATGAGAACAGGAAGGAGGAGGAAGAGAGAAGAATACTCTACCTTAAGGACTGGCACTATGCTAA GCAATATTCCAATTCATTGGCATACACACTACCAGTGATATTCTCATCTGATTGGCTGAATGAGTATTGGGCTAGTAGAACTGATGTTGATGATGACTATAAATTTGTCTACATGGGACCTAAGGGATCCTG GACTCCATTTCATGCTGATGTTCTCAG GTCCTACAGTTGGTTGACCATCATTTGTGGTTGTAAGGATTGGATACTGTTCCCCCCAGGAGAAGAGGACTACCTGAGAGACAAGCTAGGGAATCTCCCTTTTGATGTAGGCACTGACTACCCTCCACAGTGTCACCCACTACATGTAATACTGAATAGTGGGGAGACTATATTTGTACcaag TGGATGGCACCATCAAGTGATGAACCTG GAAGATACAATATGTATCAACTACAATTGGAGTAATGCATGTAACTTGGATAAGATGTTTGACCACTTGAAGAGATCGCTAGAAGAA GTGAAGAAGGAGATCAGTGACTGTAGGTCAATGGAAGGATGGAACCAACAATGTCag CTAATCCTAAAGGCAACAACTGGTATGGACTACAATGAATTGTGTGACTACCTGTTGTGTATTGGTGAAGTGAGACTACATGAAAGAGAACAAGCTATCCTGAGACTAAAAGGGACCCAACCACTATCACAAACTAACACTACAAGATCCTGTGACATGTCCTGTGACATTTTGACTACATGCGATATGACAAGACAGCGATCTCATACTCCATTACTACATCAATATCTTCCTGACTTCATCAGGACAATAGTGTTACAGGATAGTCCAGTAATGGCTGAACTGTATTGTACTGCACCACTAGGAGCAACTGACTTGGCTGTGGTTGCCTATAGGAGTTATGAGTTGAATAACATTGAGAGTGTGTTGAGTGAGTTGGTGAATAGTGAAGTGATGGATGAGACGAAGAATGGGTGTAAAGAAAGAATATTGAAGTTTTTACAAGATTTAAATAAATGTGTATGA